One region of Thiorhodovibrio frisius genomic DNA includes:
- a CDS encoding glycosyltransferase has protein sequence MLSVSVIVATFNREFRLRRLVDALRVQDFPSKRFEVILVDDGSTDGTGGYLRTLHNDTRLQIRVLSQNNRGPASARNFGARVARGDLFAFIDDDCVPDSNWLSEMVICADRDASLAGIGGMIVRLHDNVMSRWVDRSGIMGHPLYCGGATSYLVTANAVFRRRAFEEVGGFNEQIGWPGGEDPELALRIRLAGGRLGICSGSRVRHEHRDSFRGLFRTFFCYGRGSIFFSTPSSWGVRSWRGRKAIIRLLCGCSWRHLTMAFYGAFRPSLSLAERITELTCGVIRAFGFCWGRAYQHYLF, from the coding sequence ATGTTGAGTGTATCTGTAATCGTCGCAACCTTCAATCGAGAGTTCCGGCTGAGACGGTTAGTCGACGCTCTCCGTGTTCAGGATTTTCCTTCTAAACGGTTTGAGGTTATCCTTGTTGACGATGGGTCTACCGACGGAACAGGGGGCTATTTGAGAACCTTACACAACGACACAAGGTTGCAAATTCGGGTTCTTTCACAAAACAACCGTGGGCCAGCGAGTGCGCGAAATTTTGGTGCACGGGTGGCTCGCGGAGATTTGTTTGCCTTTATCGACGATGACTGCGTGCCTGACTCGAACTGGCTTTCGGAGATGGTCATTTGTGCAGATAGAGATGCTTCGCTTGCGGGTATCGGTGGGATGATCGTGCGACTTCATGATAATGTGATGAGCCGTTGGGTTGATCGGTCTGGAATTATGGGACATCCGTTATACTGCGGTGGCGCAACATCGTATTTGGTAACAGCGAACGCTGTTTTTCGCCGGCGAGCGTTTGAAGAAGTTGGGGGATTTAATGAGCAGATCGGATGGCCTGGCGGAGAAGATCCTGAGTTGGCATTGAGAATCCGTTTGGCCGGGGGGCGTTTGGGAATTTGTTCAGGAAGCAGGGTAAGGCATGAGCATCGAGACTCCTTTAGAGGGTTGTTTAGGACATTTTTTTGCTATGGAAGGGGCAGCATTTTTTTTAGTACGCCTTCGAGTTGGGGAGTAAGGTCGTGGCGAGGCCGAAAAGCTATTATACGGTTATTATGTGGATGTTCCTGGCGTCATTTGACAATGGCATTTTATGGGGCATTTAGGCCTAGCCTCTCTCTTGCTGAAAGGATCACAGAGTTGACTTGCGGCGTTATTCGAGCATTTGGATTTTGTTGGGGAAGAGCCTATCAGCACTACTTATTCTAG
- a CDS encoding nucleoside-diphosphate sugar epimerase/dehydratase — protein MNKEKGIIFGASLGGRRALKSLRKEYDIVGFVDNDRSKHGQDFMGRFVWPPAEIVNRDVDKIFIASVYAPEIMYQLLREYGILKSKIVVVPAEILSGEDEVPLGCLVLVAVMLFMIGWGIKVIFF, from the coding sequence ATGAATAAGGAAAAAGGCATAATTTTTGGGGCGAGTTTAGGGGGCCGTCGCGCTTTAAAAAGCTTGCGAAAGGAATATGACATCGTTGGTTTTGTGGATAATGACCGGAGCAAGCACGGGCAGGATTTCATGGGGAGGTTTGTATGGCCGCCCGCTGAAATTGTTAATCGCGATGTTGATAAAATTTTCATCGCAAGTGTTTATGCTCCTGAAATTATGTATCAGTTACTGCGGGAGTATGGTATTTTGAAATCGAAAATTGTTGTTGTTCCCGCAGAAATTTTGAGCGGAGAAGATGAAGTTCCGCTCGGCTGTCTCGTGTTGGTGGCTGTTATGCTTTTTATGATCGGGTGGGGAATCAAAGTTATTTTTTTTTAA
- a CDS encoding nucleotide sugar dehydrogenase, whose amino-acid sequence MTALYELAVVGIGRVGLPLALLFASRGLRVLGIDRDLGIIEGARAGKMPFMETGCQELLASGLEFFTTDSVADAADAAAVIITVGTPFVEHFEMNLGHLNAVLKVLIPRLREGQLVILRSTVVVGTTEFVQRRIEVERGWQVGREFFLAYAPERILEGRALEEMSRLPQPIGAMDDGSWERADRLFKQLTHETFRVTFRGAELVKLFCNTSRYVYFALVNYFFMVARQFDEDIHELLDVTNRDYPRPILYSPGFSAGPCLRKDFAMISELFPQTDLFTAAWRINESMPKVIVDELHERADLRRSRVAVLGFTFKADSDDIRDSLIPKLLRYLLREVPLSVRVAEPNLPLGRGLDVGDEQFENLSVEAALRDADVVVIANMHSVFRRDWPELVVGLRPGVLIADVWNMTGRKRMFYRHEPDREIEGAAGSEPNCEPNGHQDREDA is encoded by the coding sequence ATGACCGCGCTCTATGAGTTAGCTGTCGTCGGTATAGGCCGGGTTGGCTTGCCGCTGGCGTTGCTTTTTGCGTCGCGGGGGTTGCGAGTTCTTGGCATCGATAGGGATCTTGGCATCATCGAAGGGGCTAGGGCTGGTAAGATGCCGTTCATGGAGACGGGTTGTCAGGAATTGCTAGCGTCTGGCTTGGAATTTTTTACCACCGATTCAGTCGCTGATGCTGCTGATGCGGCAGCGGTTATCATCACCGTCGGGACGCCCTTTGTTGAGCACTTCGAGATGAATCTTGGTCATCTCAATGCGGTGCTGAAGGTTCTGATTCCTCGGCTGAGGGAAGGGCAGTTGGTGATTCTTCGCTCTACTGTCGTTGTGGGGACGACTGAGTTTGTCCAGCGCCGGATTGAGGTGGAGCGTGGCTGGCAGGTGGGGCGGGAGTTTTTTCTGGCCTATGCGCCGGAGCGGATTTTGGAGGGGCGGGCGCTTGAGGAGATGAGTCGGCTGCCGCAACCGATTGGGGCGATGGACGACGGGAGTTGGGAACGGGCTGATCGGCTGTTTAAGCAGCTGACGCACGAGACTTTTCGCGTGACCTTTCGCGGTGCTGAGTTGGTGAAGTTGTTTTGCAATACCAGCCGGTATGTCTATTTTGCCTTGGTGAATTATTTTTTCATGGTGGCGCGGCAGTTTGATGAGGATATTCATGAGCTGCTGGATGTGACGAATCGGGATTATCCGCGCCCGATCCTGTATTCCCCCGGGTTTTCCGCGGGGCCTTGCCTGCGCAAGGATTTCGCGATGATCTCGGAGCTGTTCCCGCAGACGGATTTGTTCACGGCGGCCTGGCGGATCAATGAGTCCATGCCGAAGGTGATTGTCGATGAGCTGCACGAGCGCGCGGATCTGCGGCGCAGTCGGGTGGCGGTCTTGGGTTTTACCTTTAAGGCGGACAGTGACGACATTCGCGATAGCTTGATTCCGAAGCTGCTGCGTTATTTGCTGCGCGAGGTGCCGCTTTCAGTGCGGGTGGCGGAGCCGAATTTGCCGCTGGGTCGGGGACTGGATGTCGGCGATGAGCAGTTTGAGAACCTGTCGGTGGAGGCGGCGCTGCGGGATGCCGATGTGGTGGTGATCGCGAACATGCACAGCGTTTTTCGCCGCGATTGGCCCGAATTGGTCGTGGGGTTGCGGCCGGGTGTGCTGATCGCGGATGTTTGGAACATGACCGGGCGGAAGCGAATGTTTTACCGCCATGAGCCAGATCGGGAGATTGAGGGTGCGGCGGGTTCGGAGCCTAACTGCGAGCCGAACGGACATCAGGACAGGGAGGACGCATGA
- a CDS encoding NAD-dependent epimerase/dehydratase family protein, whose product MSKRVLVLGGAGFIGSYLVRELLGHGYTLTIVDNFSKYGYLEHDFFKHPVVRLEIKDVRALYPVDFKGYDIVLCLAALIGGIQYFHRIPYRIARDNNEILTHAIDCTLAACPEALFVYFSSSMVYERVQEPVTEAGARNQLVPFTNYGMQKLYGEYLVTGAARELGLRDLVIRPFNAVGSGELPMLDRQGQVAFGMAHVIPDFVYKALIGQDPFEILGDGEQVRTFTHARDIAEATVLALEKATAGENFNFCGAEPFKIRDLAVRIWQKVNPDKAMPRFRHLEAPAADVRFRVGYSHKAREQLGWQPRFGVEAILDDCIEYVRLHRDQLLIK is encoded by the coding sequence ATGAGCAAGCGGGTGTTGGTGTTGGGGGGTGCTGGCTTTATTGGCTCTTATCTGGTACGGGAGTTGCTGGGGCATGGGTATACGCTCACCATCGTCGATAATTTTTCCAAGTATGGGTATTTGGAGCATGATTTTTTCAAGCATCCGGTTGTGAGGCTTGAAATCAAGGATGTGAGGGCTCTTTATCCGGTGGATTTCAAGGGCTATGACATCGTGCTCTGTCTGGCGGCTTTGATTGGCGGGATTCAGTATTTTCATCGCATTCCTTATCGCATCGCGCGGGACAATAACGAAATCCTGACCCACGCGATTGATTGCACCTTGGCGGCCTGTCCGGAGGCGTTGTTTGTTTATTTCTCCTCCTCCATGGTGTATGAGCGGGTGCAGGAGCCGGTGACCGAGGCGGGCGCGCGCAATCAGTTGGTGCCTTTTACCAATTACGGCATGCAGAAGCTGTATGGCGAGTATCTGGTGACTGGGGCGGCTCGGGAGTTGGGTCTGCGAGATTTGGTTATTCGGCCATTCAACGCGGTTGGCAGCGGTGAGTTGCCGATGCTTGATCGCCAAGGGCAGGTGGCTTTTGGCATGGCGCATGTGATTCCGGACTTTGTCTATAAGGCGCTGATCGGACAGGATCCGTTTGAAATCCTCGGCGATGGCGAGCAGGTGCGTACCTTTACCCATGCCCGGGACATTGCCGAGGCCACGGTGCTTGCGTTGGAAAAGGCCACGGCGGGAGAAAATTTTAATTTCTGCGGCGCGGAGCCGTTCAAGATACGCGACTTGGCGGTGCGCATTTGGCAGAAAGTCAACCCCGATAAGGCGATGCCGAGGTTCCGACATCTGGAAGCGCCGGCGGCGGATGTGCGCTTTCGGGTTGGCTATTCGCATAAAGCACGAGAGCAGCTTGGCTGGCAGCCGCGCTTTGGTGTCGAGGCCATTTTGGATGACTGCATTGAGTATGTTCGGCTGCATCGGGATCAGTTGCTCATCAAATGA
- a CDS encoding B12-binding domain-containing radical SAM protein, whose translation MKVLFCNPPWHRQPEKGEPGFRGIRAGSRWPHTTPYHGGDLVGNYLPFPFFLATACALAAREGFDARARDSVALGESYAAFFAAVEDIAPDVLVLETATPSIENDLTIARQLARPGRYLVLTGVHGELEQPGFLRREQAIDFILIGEYERSCVNLLHAIRDGQPQAARGRFNHIGHLLYRDCGEDGQERIVKTPDVALPPLDELPWPERDRLPAEHYFDQAGGLERPQLQILTSRGCPYGCIFCVWPQMVYKGHSYRRRDPKDVVDEIEANLAKVAYRSFYVDDDTFNIDRRHVLAFARELQARGITDLPWGAMCRADHMDEEVLTELKTAGLHTVKYGVESADQAVLDAIDKRIRIEQVIEQVELTKALGIRVHLTFTFGHPSDTAESIEKTIALATRLPADSVQFSIATPFPGTKMYDHFVAKGWLKPGDWERFDGAGKAVARTDSLTQDQLEAYVRRGYRDRLVARARERILESDAFRAALRERMTQAFPAGSAVLVLQSAPAELTRALAQVVTETGYRVHLLAHRRFADELDGAASAQLHLFDNTGDFRLEPLRELAQGVRDAHRPVGALIPFNNALGTGYEHVIEVARAAVGDWIIGVTMDGTMRPL comes from the coding sequence ATGAAGGTTCTCTTCTGCAACCCGCCATGGCATCGGCAGCCGGAGAAGGGCGAGCCGGGCTTTCGTGGCATTCGCGCCGGCTCGCGCTGGCCGCATACCACGCCCTACCATGGCGGCGATCTGGTCGGGAACTATCTGCCTTTTCCGTTTTTTCTCGCCACGGCTTGCGCGCTGGCGGCGCGCGAAGGCTTTGACGCGCGGGCGCGTGATTCGGTCGCTCTGGGGGAGTCCTATGCAGCCTTTTTTGCTGCGGTGGAGGACATTGCGCCGGATGTGCTGGTGCTGGAAACCGCGACGCCGAGCATTGAGAATGACTTGACCATCGCCCGCCAATTGGCGCGACCCGGCCGGTACCTGGTGTTAACCGGCGTGCATGGCGAGTTGGAACAGCCGGGGTTTCTGCGCCGCGAACAAGCGATTGATTTCATTCTGATCGGCGAGTATGAACGCAGCTGTGTCAACCTGCTGCACGCAATCAGGGACGGCCAGCCTCAAGCCGCGCGCGGTCGTTTCAATCACATTGGTCATCTGCTCTATCGCGACTGCGGCGAGGATGGGCAGGAACGCATCGTCAAGACGCCGGATGTCGCGTTGCCGCCGCTGGATGAGTTGCCCTGGCCGGAGCGGGACAGGCTGCCGGCCGAGCATTATTTCGACCAGGCCGGTGGACTGGAGCGGCCGCAGTTGCAAATCCTGACCTCGCGCGGCTGTCCCTATGGCTGCATTTTCTGCGTGTGGCCGCAGATGGTCTACAAGGGGCACTCCTACCGCCGCCGTGATCCGAAAGACGTGGTCGATGAGATTGAGGCCAATCTGGCCAAGGTCGCGTATCGCAGCTTCTATGTCGATGACGACACCTTCAATATTGATCGCCGCCATGTGCTGGCCTTCGCGCGGGAGTTGCAGGCACGCGGCATCACCGATCTGCCCTGGGGCGCCATGTGCCGCGCCGACCACATGGATGAAGAGGTGCTGACGGAACTGAAGACGGCCGGGCTGCACACGGTCAAATATGGGGTGGAGTCGGCTGATCAGGCGGTGCTGGATGCCATCGACAAACGCATCCGCATTGAGCAGGTGATCGAGCAGGTCGAGCTGACCAAGGCGCTGGGTATTCGGGTGCATCTGACCTTCACCTTCGGCCACCCGAGCGACACCGCTGAGAGCATCGAAAAGACCATCGCGCTCGCGACGCGCCTGCCGGCGGACAGCGTGCAGTTCTCCATCGCCACGCCCTTTCCCGGCACCAAGATGTACGACCACTTTGTGGCGAAGGGTTGGCTCAAGCCGGGCGACTGGGAACGCTTTGATGGCGCCGGCAAAGCGGTGGCGCGCACCGATAGCCTGACGCAAGACCAGCTCGAAGCCTATGTGCGACGCGGCTACCGCGACCGGCTGGTCGCGCGGGCGCGCGAGCGGATTTTAGAGTCGGACGCATTCCGCGCCGCGCTGCGGGAGCGGATGACGCAGGCATTTCCCGCCGGATCAGCGGTTCTGGTGCTCCAAAGCGCCCCGGCGGAACTGACCCGCGCGCTGGCTCAGGTGGTGACCGAGACGGGCTACCGGGTGCATCTGCTCGCGCACCGGCGCTTTGCCGATGAACTAGATGGGGCCGCCAGCGCGCAGCTGCATCTGTTCGACAACACCGGCGATTTCCGGCTGGAGCCGCTGCGCGAGCTGGCGCAGGGGGTGCGCGACGCGCATCGCCCGGTGGGGGCGCTGATCCCGTTCAACAACGCTCTGGGCACCGGCTATGAGCATGTGATCGAAGTCGCCCGCGCTGCGGTGGGAGATTGGATCATCGGGGTCACCATGGACGGGACGATGCGACCCTTATGA